A genome region from Myxococcales bacterium includes the following:
- a CDS encoding co-chaperone GroES gives MNVRPLQDRLLVRRVEEQEQTKGGIIIPDAAKERPLEGQVIAVGAGKRTEDGTLVALDVKAGDRVLFGKYAGTEIKLDGVEHLILSEDEVLGIIG, from the coding sequence ATGAACGTTCGTCCGCTGCAGGACCGGCTTCTGGTGCGCCGGGTCGAGGAACAGGAGCAGACCAAGGGTGGGATCATCATCCCCGACGCCGCCAAGGAGCGGCCGCTCGAGGGTCAGGTGATCGCCGTCGGCGCTGGCAAGCGCACCGAGGACGGCACGCTGGTCGCGCTCGACGTCAAGGCGGGTGATCGGGTGCTGTTCGGCAAGTACGCCGGCACCGAGATCAAGCTCGACGGCGTCGAGCACCTCATCCTGTCCGAGGACGAAGTCCTCGGCATCATCGGCTGA
- the groL gene encoding chaperonin GroEL (60 kDa chaperone family; promotes refolding of misfolded polypeptides especially under stressful conditions; forms two stacked rings of heptamers to form a barrel-shaped 14mer; ends can be capped by GroES; misfolded proteins enter the barrel where they are refolded when GroES binds) produces the protein MAAKDIIFDERARAAVGRGVDVLANAVKVTLGPRGRNVVIEKSWGSPTVTKDGVTVAKEIELENKFENMGAQMVKEVASKTSDTAGDGTTTATVLAQAIFREGVKLVAAGHNPMEIKRGIDVAVATVIDALKAQSKETKNHKEIAQVGTISANGDTAIGDMIAEAMEKVGKEGVITVEESKSLNSELDVVEGMQFDRGYLSPYFVTDSERMEVVLNDCFVLTHEKKISNMKELLPLLEQVAKSGRPLLIIAEDVDGEALATLVVNKLRGTLHICAVKAPGFGDRRKEMLKDIAVLTGGQAVTEDLGLKLEGLTIKDLGTAKRVTIDKDNTTIIDGAGAKADIEGRVKTIRRQIDDTTSDYDREKLQERLAKLVGGVAVIRVGAATEVELKEKKARVEDALHATRAAVEEGIVPGGGVALIRALKALEGIKLDEEQQFGVAIIRRAIEEPLRQIAANAGIDASIVVSKVREGQGSFGFNAATLEYEDLLAAGVIDPTKVVRTALQNAASVSALLLTTEAMIAERPKKDEKAAGGGGGGGMGGMGGMGGMGGMGGMDF, from the coding sequence ATGGCTGCCAAGGACATCATTTTCGACGAGCGCGCGCGCGCTGCCGTCGGCCGGGGCGTCGACGTCCTCGCCAACGCCGTCAAGGTCACCCTCGGCCCGCGCGGCCGCAACGTCGTGATCGAGAAGAGCTGGGGCTCGCCCACGGTCACCAAGGACGGCGTCACCGTCGCCAAGGAGATCGAGCTCGAGAACAAGTTCGAGAACATGGGCGCGCAGATGGTCAAGGAGGTCGCCTCCAAGACCTCTGACACCGCCGGCGACGGCACCACCACCGCCACCGTGCTGGCCCAGGCGATCTTCCGCGAGGGCGTCAAGCTGGTCGCCGCCGGGCACAACCCGATGGAGATCAAGCGCGGCATCGACGTCGCGGTCGCGACGGTCATCGACGCGCTCAAGGCGCAGTCGAAGGAGACCAAGAACCACAAGGAGATCGCTCAGGTCGGGACCATCTCGGCCAACGGCGACACCGCCATCGGCGACATGATCGCCGAGGCGATGGAGAAGGTCGGCAAGGAGGGCGTGATCACCGTCGAGGAGTCGAAGTCGCTCAACAGCGAGCTCGACGTCGTCGAGGGCATGCAGTTCGACCGGGGCTACCTGTCGCCGTACTTCGTGACCGACAGCGAGCGCATGGAGGTCGTGCTCAACGACTGCTTCGTGCTGACCCACGAGAAGAAGATCAGCAACATGAAGGAGCTGCTGCCGCTCCTCGAGCAGGTCGCCAAGAGCGGCCGGCCGCTGCTGATCATCGCCGAGGACGTCGACGGCGAGGCGCTGGCGACCCTGGTGGTCAACAAGCTGCGCGGCACGCTGCACATCTGCGCGGTCAAGGCGCCCGGCTTCGGCGACCGCCGCAAGGAGATGCTCAAGGACATCGCGGTCCTGACCGGCGGCCAGGCGGTCACCGAGGATCTCGGGCTCAAGCTCGAGGGCCTGACCATCAAGGATCTCGGCACCGCCAAGCGCGTCACGATCGACAAGGACAACACCACGATCATCGACGGGGCCGGCGCCAAGGCCGACATCGAAGGCCGGGTGAAGACGATCCGCCGGCAGATCGACGACACCACCTCGGACTACGATCGCGAGAAGCTCCAGGAGCGCCTGGCCAAGCTGGTCGGCGGCGTCGCGGTCATCCGCGTCGGCGCGGCCACCGAGGTCGAGCTCAAGGAGAAGAAGGCGCGCGTCGAGGACGCGCTGCACGCCACCCGCGCCGCGGTCGAGGAAGGCATCGTCCCCGGCGGCGGCGTCGCGCTGATCCGCGCGCTCAAGGCGCTCGAGGGCATCAAGCTCGACGAGGAGCAGCAGTTCGGCGTGGCGATCATCCGCCGCGCGATCGAGGAGCCGCTGCGTCAGATCGCGGCCAACGCCGGCATCGACGCCTCGATCGTCGTGTCGAAGGTCCGCGAGGGCCAGGGCTCGTTCGGCTTCAACGCCGCGACGCTCGAGTACGAGGACCTGCTGGCCGCCGGCGTCATCGACCCGACCAAGGTCGTGCGCACCGCGCTCCAGAACGCCGCGTCGGTGTCGGCGCTGCTGCTGACCACCGAGGCGATGATCGCCGAGCGTCCCAAGAAGGACGAGAAGGCGGCCGGCGGCGGCGGCGGCGGCGGCATGGGCGGCATGGGCGGCATGGGCGGCATGGGCGGCATGGGCGGCATGGACTTCTAG
- a CDS encoding YXWGXW repeat-containing protein: MGSARAVVTGTAPAVGPGGGAVAGMAAAVALAPDARDSTYRVDFDVWLPQATEIDWTIQCGATVAQGVVGEDFEAYRARRLAELRAERERAQRTAAAIGGVVGQAVVGQVAATSTVSTPTADAQATVAVDGAALGAAAGAATVSTDVALAPGDLGAGNRHGRATLLVAEANAGACTMALAPRAPLAGDLVGTFAVARLDDSARWEAVRARDQAIVVRSDLRARLIARGGDVEARARAAEVAAQARYQAQARGQAQAEVAAQARSQAQAEAARQVALELERARAIRGELVASLELRGGDRTLRYRLAAEASAHASWVAGQCHGTRRDVRDQLVARGGDLTLRDRQRALELELRVRADADLAAARAAADLAWARQQAEAEAARAQVIAQLTARGAAVRTPMPAPVDEFYGEPPMPGYAWSSGHWEWRTGAWQWTPGYWLGSGAGATVTTVVAAPPPPPSGAAAVAGAVAGAVVGGVTISVGASATVAAPPPAPPRPRVQDHR, translated from the coding sequence GTGGGCAGCGCCCGGGCCGTCGTGACCGGGACCGCCCCTGCGGTCGGCCCTGGCGGCGGGGCGGTGGCCGGCATGGCCGCGGCGGTCGCGCTGGCCCCCGACGCCCGCGACTCGACCTACCGGGTCGACTTCGACGTGTGGCTGCCTCAGGCGACCGAGATCGACTGGACGATCCAGTGCGGCGCCACCGTGGCGCAGGGCGTGGTCGGCGAGGACTTCGAGGCATACCGCGCGCGGCGGCTGGCGGAGCTCCGGGCCGAGCGCGAGCGGGCCCAGCGGACCGCGGCGGCGATCGGTGGCGTCGTCGGCCAGGCGGTGGTGGGGCAGGTGGCCGCGACGTCGACGGTCTCGACCCCGACCGCCGACGCCCAGGCCACCGTCGCGGTCGACGGCGCGGCGCTGGGCGCGGCCGCGGGCGCGGCGACGGTGTCGACCGACGTCGCGCTGGCGCCCGGCGATCTCGGCGCCGGCAACCGCCACGGCCGCGCGACCCTGCTGGTGGCCGAGGCCAACGCCGGCGCCTGCACCATGGCGCTCGCGCCGCGGGCGCCGCTCGCCGGCGACCTGGTCGGGACGTTCGCGGTAGCGCGGCTCGACGACAGCGCCCGGTGGGAGGCCGTCCGCGCGCGCGACCAGGCGATCGTCGTCCGCAGCGATCTGCGGGCGCGGCTGATCGCCCGCGGCGGCGACGTCGAGGCCCGGGCGCGGGCCGCCGAGGTCGCGGCGCAGGCGCGGTACCAGGCCCAGGCCCGGGGCCAGGCCCAGGCCGAGGTCGCGGCGCAGGCGCGGTCCCAGGCCCAGGCCGAGGCGGCGCGCCAGGTCGCCCTCGAGCTCGAGCGCGCGCGGGCGATCCGCGGCGAGCTGGTGGCGTCGCTCGAGCTCCGCGGCGGCGATCGCACCCTCCGGTACCGGCTCGCCGCCGAGGCCAGCGCCCACGCGAGCTGGGTCGCCGGCCAGTGCCACGGCACCCGGCGCGACGTGCGCGATCAGCTGGTCGCCCGCGGCGGCGATCTGACCTTGCGCGACCGCCAGCGCGCGCTCGAGCTCGAGCTGCGGGTGCGCGCCGACGCCGACCTGGCGGCGGCCCGGGCCGCCGCTGACCTCGCGTGGGCCCGCCAGCAGGCCGAGGCCGAGGCCGCCCGCGCCCAGGTGATCGCGCAGCTGACCGCGCGCGGCGCCGCGGTGCGCACGCCGATGCCCGCGCCGGTCGACGAGTTCTACGGCGAGCCGCCGATGCCGGGCTACGCCTGGTCGAGCGGTCACTGGGAGTGGCGCACCGGCGCGTGGCAGTGGACCCCGGGTTACTGGCTGGGCTCGGGGGCCGGCGCCACCGTGACCACCGTCGTGGCCGCGCCGCCGCCGCCGCCGTCGGGCGCCGCCGCGGTCGCCGGTGCGGTCGCCGGCGCGGTCGTCGGTGGGGTGACGATCTCGGTCGGCGCCAGCGCGACCGTGGCCGCGCCGCCGCCCGCGCCGCCGCGCCCGCGGGTGCAAGACCACCGCTGA